The following is a genomic window from Bombina bombina isolate aBomBom1 chromosome 3, aBomBom1.pri, whole genome shotgun sequence.
ATGTCAAGGCAAATAATAAACTCATAAGGTAGGAAAAACTTGTGTTTAGAAGTAAATCATAATCATTCGCTTTACCTTTTTTTCACTGATTATTTTTACTACTTAAAAATATCCCCCTAGATTCTTGATTGGTAATCTGATAAACATTAGAACCACATATATTCaaaagagcatatatatatatatactgtatatatacacacacaaaatacagacaTGGACCGTACTCTCAAACTGGACAGGGTATACATCCTAAGTCACTGTTACCCGACAGCACTGAACACTTACAGACAGCTGTAAAGTTCCCTGCAACTCAGACAGTTAACCCTTTCAGTAGCCTGGGTGACAGGCTCAATGGGaaacttacaaaaaatatcaacacaACACAAAGAAAACCTGGTGCTTGCTAGCaggcacacagtaatatttaaaagcaaaaaacaggagagtcagttgcatttggcaccaagaggtttaagcccaggaccacatcaaggtctctccccttCTGGGACCATAAACAGGCAGCCACACAATATAttctttcaaacaaacaaactgtgaaccacccagggtgacacaggcattTGTAATTTCCCTaagtacatacaaaacacagaaatagaccacactctcagactggacagggtacacatcctaagtcactgtgaacccacagccctgaacacttacAGACAGCTTTACAGTTTCAAGCAGTTAACCCCTATATTTATACATCCATACATTTTATATAGACTGTTTAATGAAGTAAATTATAAGTTAAATTATGCAAGGCAAACAgaaagtttgaaaaataataaagtaagTCCACACCTGTAATTTAACATTGCTAGAATGATGAAATATTTAAGTTGTGATTTTAATTATTCCTCATAAACTGCATTAAAAATGATGTTTTATAGATGGGAAATACCAGTAAATGCttatcttttgtaattttgtaGGTGTGTAGCTGTCTCAGTTTCTGTGAATGCAGGAAGAATTAACTGCACTGCCAGCATTTTAGGCTCATAAAAAAACAATGATAGGGTCTTTTTTTAGGCTACAAGACAGCCAAACCCATTTGCCTAAATATAAAAGGAGCAgttggctgattttaaattcacAGGGACATAACTGAGGTTGCTCTGTTGTCTGCTCCATCATTGATTTTTCCTCAAAATTGGCTTGAATTTTTTAAGCACACCATGTCTCAACAAACCATTCGCTCAGGCAAAACCTTCAGCTCATCTTCAGTATGCTTACCCAAGAATGTGAGCAGGTTCACTGTCAGTTCTTCGGCTTCAAGAAGAGGAGTAGGCTCAGGTGCAAGGCTGCAACCATCCTATAGCAGCAGAAGTGCTTACAATGTTGGATCAAGAGGAAGTAGGATTTCTGTTGGAAGCCATCAGTTGGGTCAAGGTGGATATGGTTTCGGTTATGGTTCTGGGTCTGGTCTTGGATCTGGTTTTGGATCTGGAATTGGTTATGGCATTGGTGGAGGTGTCTATGGATCAGTTTGCCCTCCTGGAGGTATTACAGCAGTCACTGTTAACCATAGTCTCCTTACACCACTGAATTTGGAGATTGACCCAAATATCGAGAGAGTGAGGAAAGATGAGAAGGATCAGATTAAGGGTCTTAATAATAAATTTGCCACTTTTATTGACAAGGTAAGATAATCTTAGTGGTCCACTCCTATCATCtttgagaaaaaaataatgtaCTAAGCTTTCAATTTTACTGGTTGTGATTTTTTCATATTCTTATTGAAAGTctgctatttaaatattatatttattatatgcttTCATCCTGTAATTTccgaaaaaagaaaagcaaaacaggTTTTTACATTATCTGCATATTTCCTTTTTAGGTCCGATTTTTAGAGCAGCAAAATAAGATGCTTGAGACTAAATGGGATttactacaacaacaaaaaactgctAGAAGTAATGTTGAACCTATATTTGAAGCTTTCATCAGCAACTTAAGGAGACAGCTTGATAGCTTAGTATCTGAGAAAGCACGTCTTGAGGGAGACAGGAAATCCGTAGAAGATGCAGTAGAGGAATTCAAAAGAAAGTAAGAAATGAATGCTAAACATTGCTTTCATATTACAAAATGTATCAAACTGACTGAATCACACTGACATCTTATTTTAGGTATGAAGATGAAATCAATAAACGCACAAGTGCAGAAAATGAATTTGTAGTACTGAAGAAGGTATAGTGATTGAgaaatatatttgtgtaaaaacGTAAGCaacataatacaaaaatatatacaatatatagctcTGTTCTACTTTTAAACACTTTATAGGATGTTGATGCTGCTTTTATGAATAAGACTGAACTTCAAGCTAAGGTGGACAATTTGACAGATGAGATCAACTTCTTGCAAAATCTCTTTGAGGcggtaaatagaaaaatatatttataatgtttttaattgAAACACTGGTTATTCTGGATGGAAAGATTATTTGTTTGACAACTGACACAATTCCAAACTATTATTTCCCTTATTTTATTTACAGGAAATATGTCAGCTGCAGGCTCAAATCTCAGACACCTCAGTTGTGGTTTCTATGGACAACAACAGAGACTTAAATCTGGACAGTATCATTTCTGAGGTGAAATGTCAGTATGAAGAAATTGCTAACAGGAGCCGAGCGGAAGCTGAATCCTGGTACCAAAGTAAAGTGAGTAAATTTCTCTGAGAGACACGAAAAAGAATGTAATGTTTAATTTGTGTAGTTAAAAACATAACTCTAGtataaacttatttatatttttcctcctttcctgtaatttgtttTCAGTTATTGGGTTCTAGAgataatatgttttaatatatgtgaagtatatatatatatatatatatatatatatatatatatatatcttttattcctTATTCAACCAAGCATCCcactgtttgttttgtttgttttaacatAATTCCATTTTGTATATCTTCTGAAATTATAATTCCCAAGACAATTTCATGTACTTATGTTATTAGTAAAATACATACAATTCTGTATTTTAATCTTTCAGTATTTATTTCCTAATTTATAGGTTTTGAACTTTAGACTTTAGATCTTTCTTTTAAGGAATGTCATACTTTCAGTATATATACTCATAGAATCACTAGAAACGTTACTACTTATGGTACCCAGCCTATACATCTACCTAATTACTTAAATTAATCTGCCAATGTTCTATCTACTTAGCTATTCTAGTTGAAGATAACGATTATGAACTAGTTAATTATGTAatgcagtataaattactttgcaaaaatctaaataatataaatatactaacccctatGGGTCTACCACTTCAGCTACTGCatcaaatttttttatatattttttccataaacATGCAATTCTGTTTTTCAAGAAAAAGAATATAATGTAAGAATATACTGTATttgctaaaaatgtaaaatatacacaatattttagttttttatatttataatcatAATTTTCCATATTTGCTCATAATAAATATCTGAAGTGTTGCATATTGTAATGGTATGTAAGCACTGCTAAGATTATTTGATGTTATTAATAAATTATCTGCTTTCATCTTTGTCTTAAGTATGAAGAGCTGCGGCTTACTGCCGGAAGACACGGGGATGACCTGCGAAACACCAAAAATGAGATTGCTGACCTCAACCGTCTTATTCATAGATTTAAGGGAGAGATTGAGAATGTGAAAGCACAGGTAAAATCATTTTACacctcatatatacatatttacaagtAAAAAAGGATATTGGTCTTTCATCTTTAAAAAGAGCAGTTTAAGATGTGATTTTTTTTAAGtaacaaaaacatatttaaatcttTTTCTTCCATATTCATGTTGGATGCTTCCTACTACTGATCATTAGCAGATAGATAGGTCTTACTAATGCTCAATCTGACAGCAATAGACACATGACAGAAAGACGCATTCTACACCAAGAAAAATACTACTAACCACTTATCATGTTCTATGTCTTTGGCTAATGAGTTTTGGTCATTAAATAAAATGGAAATACTTAGTGTCTATGTTTTTCTCTAATCAGCGTAACAAACTTGAATCTGCTATAAAAGAGGCTGAGGACCGTGGAGAAATGGCTGTCAAAGATGCTAAAAACAAACTGACTGACTTGGAAGATGCCTTGCAGAAGGCCAAGCAGGACATGGCTGCTCTGTTGCGCGACTACCAGGAACTGATGAACGTGAAGTTGGCCCTGGATATTGAAATAGCTACCTACAGAAAACTGCTAGAAGGAGAGGAGAGCAGGTTAACGCACTATTCATTATTAAGAAGtcaatgaggcctatctatcaagctctgaaaggagctggacggcccgtgtttctggcgagtcttcagactccccagaaacaaaagttatgagctctgagcaggcggacaggaatcgcaacaattcaacccgatcgagtacgatcgggttgattgacaccccctgctggcggcccattggccgcgagtctgcagggggcggcgttgcaccagcagctcacaatgttaaatgcggagagcatattgctctccgcattcagcgatgtcttgcggacctgatccgcactgtcggatcaggtccgcaagacatttcttaaataggcctcaatgaatGTAGTAAAATAAGGTTGATGTTTTTGATAAGAAGTGCTTACAATTTacaaatgtaaagggacattaaagtcattattAATTCAAATATCACTCCATTGAAAAATGAAtcattgcattgcaaaagatctacgtaaatatattgtttttggttAGGAAAAAGTATGCAGTATTTTGCAATCAAGGTACATACCTCTTGAATATTTCTTGCTGTCTCAAATAAGTATTAGATATAAATGGCCACATATCAAGCAATTAGTTTGCAGCAAGAAGGATGGTAAGGGCTCTGAATTTTATGGTATGTAATGCAGACTCTTTGGGAGAGTAGAACCAATggaattttaaaattaca
Proteins encoded in this region:
- the LOC128654431 gene encoding keratin, type II cytoskeletal cochleal-like; the encoded protein is MSQQTIRSGKTFSSSSVCLPKNVSRFTVSSSASRRGVGSGARLQPSYSSRSAYNVGSRGSRISVGSHQLGQGGYGFGYGSGSGLGSGFGSGIGYGIGGGVYGSVCPPGGITAVTVNHSLLTPLNLEIDPNIERVRKDEKDQIKGLNNKFATFIDKVRFLEQQNKMLETKWDLLQQQKTARSNVEPIFEAFISNLRRQLDSLVSEKARLEGDRKSVEDAVEEFKRKYEDEINKRTSAENEFVVLKKDVDAAFMNKTELQAKVDNLTDEINFLQNLFEAEICQLQAQISDTSVVVSMDNNRDLNLDSIISEVKCQYEEIANRSRAEAESWYQSKYEELRLTAGRHGDDLRNTKNEIADLNRLIHRFKGEIENVKAQRNKLESAIKEAEDRGEMAVKDAKNKLTDLEDALQKAKQDMAALLRDYQELMNVKLALDIEIATYRKLLEGEESRLCRDGAGSVSISVVSSSVGGSYNTVGSGGSGSGFYHDGGLSSGTGVVGGTRFSSGSGFSSGGSGFVSRGNYSSGPAGSPGSSISISSTSKTSSQKKY